Proteins from a single region of Hymenobacter aquaticus:
- a CDS encoding enhanced serine sensitivity protein SseB C-terminal domain-containing protein, whose product MGLFDFLKSNKPAPQAPASPAPAAPGAAPSAPAPDASAPAGPRYKGSSYTSPTPAAPAPSMPMPQMPIPELPSMPHFEPLNVLEQLLFNAATMPEFRPGFYQALLNEEVFVVTIPKEGEPGGEVTPVEGMEIQLQVLNDGKIPVFTAKERIFEAEGTDELLPYMRLRGLDFFQMVQGADCALNPFSTVGKMLPATEIAELLSSNLAQAAPGNVQVMLGAPTEEHAKIIEALRQFALSKPQVEAAHVAVVHFQDNTTPSRLLLAFYTDDNDPAFLEEMGPVMQGNIQENDLVDVMVLDKASPEPLNQYFLQAEPVYKRAEA is encoded by the coding sequence ATGGGTCTCTTCGACTTTCTGAAATCCAACAAACCGGCGCCCCAGGCGCCTGCTTCCCCGGCTCCCGCCGCCCCCGGCGCGGCCCCGTCGGCTCCCGCTCCCGACGCATCGGCTCCCGCCGGGCCGCGCTACAAAGGCTCCAGCTACACCTCGCCCACGCCGGCCGCGCCCGCTCCGTCGATGCCCATGCCCCAGATGCCGATTCCGGAGCTGCCCAGCATGCCCCACTTCGAGCCCCTGAACGTGCTGGAGCAGCTGCTGTTCAACGCCGCCACCATGCCCGAGTTCCGGCCCGGCTTCTACCAGGCCCTGCTCAATGAGGAGGTGTTCGTGGTCACGATTCCGAAGGAAGGCGAGCCCGGCGGTGAAGTGACGCCGGTGGAAGGCATGGAAATTCAGCTGCAAGTGCTCAACGACGGCAAAATCCCGGTTTTCACCGCCAAGGAGCGCATCTTCGAAGCCGAAGGCACCGACGAGTTGCTGCCCTACATGCGCCTGCGCGGCCTCGACTTCTTCCAGATGGTGCAGGGAGCCGACTGCGCCCTAAACCCCTTCTCGACCGTGGGCAAGATGCTGCCCGCCACCGAAATTGCCGAGCTGCTCAGCAGCAACCTGGCCCAGGCGGCGCCCGGCAACGTGCAGGTGATGCTGGGCGCGCCCACCGAAGAGCACGCCAAGATTATCGAGGCCCTGCGGCAATTTGCCCTGAGCAAGCCCCAGGTGGAAGCGGCGCACGTGGCCGTGGTGCATTTCCAGGACAACACCACGCCCTCGCGCCTGCTGCTGGCCTTCTACACCGACGACAACGACCCCGCCTTCCTCGAAGAAATGGGCCCCGTCATGCAGGGCAACATTCAGGAAAACGACCTGGTCGACGTGATGGTGCTGGACAAAGCCTCCCCGGAGCCGCTGAACCAGTATTTCCTACAAGCCGAACCCGTCTACAAACGGGCCGAAGCCTAA
- a CDS encoding SCO family protein, with protein sequence MIFSSFRRACQVALLAASSALAFASCSDKNDTAQALPYIGERDVRPRADGGPADTIFAAIPSFTLTDQDGKTITNQTFAGKVYVADFFFATCPSICPKMQSEMLRVYEQFKGNPQVLFLSHTIDPAHDSIPVLRDYAQRLGIQDASRWHFATAPHDTIFSLAQRYMTAAQKDSGVPGGYAHSGTFALIDSERHIRGVYDGMVKEEVDRLIKELPVLLQEEAAKQKKAP encoded by the coding sequence ATGATTTTCTCCTCGTTTCGCCGCGCCTGCCAGGTTGCTTTGCTAGCGGCCAGCAGTGCCCTGGCCTTTGCCTCCTGCTCCGATAAAAATGATACGGCCCAGGCCCTGCCCTACATCGGGGAGCGGGACGTGCGGCCCCGCGCCGACGGTGGCCCGGCCGATACCATCTTCGCCGCCATTCCCAGCTTCACGCTGACCGACCAGGACGGTAAGACCATTACCAACCAGACGTTTGCCGGCAAGGTCTACGTGGCCGACTTCTTCTTCGCCACTTGCCCCAGCATCTGCCCCAAGATGCAGAGCGAGATGCTGCGCGTCTACGAGCAGTTCAAGGGCAATCCGCAGGTGCTGTTTTTGTCGCACACCATCGACCCGGCCCACGACTCCATCCCGGTGCTGCGCGACTACGCCCAGCGCCTGGGCATTCAGGATGCCAGCCGCTGGCACTTCGCCACTGCCCCCCACGACACGATTTTCAGCCTGGCCCAGCGCTACATGACGGCCGCCCAGAAAGACAGCGGCGTGCCCGGCGGCTACGCCCACAGCGGCACCTTTGCCCTGATTGACTCCGAGCGGCATATTCGCGGCGTGTACGACGGCATGGTGAAAGAGGAAGTAGACCGGCTGATCAAGGAGCTGCCCGTGCTGCTCCAGGAAGAGGCGGCCAAGCAGAAAAAAGCCCCATGA
- a CDS encoding c-type cytochrome, with amino-acid sequence MSALQQPLWYLRALAVVAGSLSVMSCFSNRQNEGAKLYETHCANCHGAQGEGLKRLIPPLAGSDYLTTSRGSLACLVRKGVKGPLLVNGVEFNQVMPPADSHLTDSQITNILNFVQTSWGNKGEIFTIREVTEQLQGCGASDGR; translated from the coding sequence ATGAGCGCGCTGCAGCAGCCGCTGTGGTACCTGCGCGCCCTGGCCGTGGTGGCCGGGAGCCTGAGCGTCATGAGCTGCTTTTCCAACCGGCAGAACGAGGGCGCCAAGCTCTACGAGACCCACTGCGCCAACTGCCACGGGGCGCAGGGCGAAGGCCTCAAGCGCCTGATTCCGCCCCTGGCCGGCTCCGACTACCTGACCACAAGCCGGGGCAGCCTGGCCTGCCTGGTGCGCAAGGGCGTGAAAGGCCCGCTGCTGGTGAATGGAGTGGAATTCAACCAGGTGATGCCCCCGGCCGACTCCCACCTGACCGACTCCCAGATTACCAACATCCTGAACTTCGTGCAGACTTCCTGGGGCAATAAGGGCGAGATTTTCACGATTCGGGAAGTGACCGAGCAGCTGCAAGGCTGCGGGGCCAGCGACGGGCGCTAA
- a CDS encoding DUF4112 domain-containing protein: MATPTRQTNLPNPVAATFDQDERLRWVERVARLMDSQFTLPGTSFRFGLDPLLGLLPVVGDLSTFAVSGALLMTMMRHGASGAVVVRMVLNILLDTIVGAIPILGNIFDFAYKSNERNVALLRAHYAEGKHAGSGRALLTVVLIGFLIFLGALIWGLWTLTAWLWQYGSQHWW; the protein is encoded by the coding sequence TTCCGAACCCCGTGGCCGCTACCTTCGACCAGGACGAGCGGCTGCGCTGGGTGGAGCGCGTGGCCCGCCTCATGGACAGCCAGTTTACCCTGCCCGGTACCTCCTTCCGCTTCGGCCTCGACCCGCTTCTGGGGTTGCTGCCCGTCGTCGGCGACCTGTCCACCTTCGCCGTTTCGGGCGCGTTGCTCATGACCATGATGCGGCACGGGGCCAGCGGGGCCGTGGTGGTGCGCATGGTGCTCAACATTCTGCTTGACACCATCGTGGGCGCCATTCCCATTCTGGGCAACATCTTCGACTTCGCCTATAAAAGCAACGAGCGAAACGTGGCCCTGCTGCGGGCCCACTACGCCGAGGGCAAGCACGCGGGCAGCGGCCGGGCGCTGCTCACGGTGGTGCTCATCGGCTTTCTGATCTTTCTGGGCGCGCTTATCTGGGGCCTCTGGACGCTGACGGCCTGGCTCTGGCAGTACGGCAGCCAGCATTGGTGGTAA